One genomic segment of Actinoplanes ianthinogenes includes these proteins:
- a CDS encoding endo-1,4-beta-xylanase, which translates to MNRRRTGGRARLLLGGACALLIAVSTVAVATVARADLTGPPGTTLKAAAERSGRYFGAAMGGDRLSDQGFLTIANREFDMMTAVNEMKPDATEPNRGQFDFRAGDAIYNWATQHGMRVRGHTLAWHAQQPRFWGSLSGSALRTAMIDHINGVMAHYRGKLYAWDVVNEAFAENGSRRGSNLQSTGNDWIEVAFRTARAADPSVKLCYNDYNIENWTYAKTQGVYAMIRDFKSRGVPVDCVGLQTHFTGGSSLPGNFQTTLSSFAALGVDVALTEADVTNASATQYAGLTQACVSVPRCVGITTWGIRDSDSWRGSENPLLFDRNSNPKAAYTSVLNALNAASTSVPGTSDPSPSTPGSPSPSSPSPSSPPPSSPSPGACTATYHLTNSWSGGFQGEVTVANNGSATLRGWTVQLTLAGGQTLANVWNGVSTGTSGTISVRNADYNGTLGANASTSFGFLVNGSSSTAPVVVACTNP; encoded by the coding sequence ATGAACCGACGCCGTACCGGTGGCCGCGCCCGACTTCTCCTCGGCGGCGCCTGTGCCTTGCTGATCGCCGTGTCCACGGTGGCCGTGGCCACCGTCGCCCGTGCCGACCTGACCGGCCCGCCCGGGACCACCCTCAAGGCGGCCGCCGAGCGCAGCGGGCGGTACTTCGGGGCCGCCATGGGCGGCGACCGCCTCAGCGACCAGGGCTTCCTGACCATCGCGAACCGCGAGTTCGACATGATGACGGCCGTCAACGAGATGAAGCCCGACGCGACCGAGCCCAACCGCGGCCAGTTCGACTTCCGGGCCGGTGACGCGATCTACAACTGGGCCACCCAGCACGGCATGCGGGTCCGTGGCCACACCCTGGCCTGGCACGCGCAGCAACCGCGATTCTGGGGGAGCCTCAGTGGCAGCGCCCTGCGCACCGCGATGATCGACCACATCAACGGCGTGATGGCCCATTACCGCGGCAAGCTCTACGCCTGGGACGTGGTCAACGAGGCCTTCGCCGAGAACGGCAGCCGCCGCGGCTCCAACCTGCAGTCCACCGGCAACGACTGGATCGAGGTGGCGTTCCGGACCGCCCGGGCCGCTGATCCGTCGGTGAAGCTCTGCTACAACGACTACAACATCGAGAATTGGACGTACGCCAAGACGCAGGGTGTCTACGCCATGATCCGGGACTTCAAGTCCCGCGGCGTCCCGGTCGACTGCGTCGGCCTGCAGACGCACTTCACCGGTGGCAGCTCGTTGCCGGGCAACTTCCAGACCACGCTGTCGAGCTTCGCCGCCCTGGGTGTCGACGTGGCGCTGACCGAGGCCGACGTCACCAACGCCTCCGCCACGCAGTACGCGGGACTGACCCAGGCCTGCGTGAGCGTCCCCCGCTGCGTCGGCATCACGACGTGGGGCATCCGTGACAGCGACTCCTGGCGTGGCAGCGAGAACCCGCTGCTGTTCGACCGCAACAGCAACCCCAAGGCGGCGTACACGTCGGTCCTCAACGCCCTCAACGCCGCCTCCACCTCGGTGCCCGGCACGAGCGACCCGTCGCCGAGCACTCCGGGCAGCCCGTCACCGAGCAGCCCGTCGCCGAGCAGCCCGCCGCCGAGCAGCCCGTCGCCGGGCGCCTGCACCGCGACGTATCACCTGACCAACAGCTGGAGCGGCGGCTTCCAGGGCGAGGTCACCGTGGCCAACAACGGCTCGGCCACCCTCCGCGGCTGGACCGTGCAACTGACGCTGGCCGGCGGGCAGACCCTCGCGAACGTCTGGAACGGCGTCAGCACCGGCACCAGCGGCACGATCAGCGTCCGCAACGCCGACTACAACGGCACCCTCGGCGCGAACGCCTCGACCAGCTTCGGCTTCCTGGTCAACGGCAGCAGCAGCACGGCGCCCGTCGTCGTCGCGTGCACCAACCCCTGA
- a CDS encoding sulfite exporter TauE/SafE family protein — MGPGDGALLVAGGIGAGLTGSMAGLASLVSYPVLLAAGLPPVAANMTNTVALMASTAGSAVGARRELRGQGRRIAGLSGIAVAGGVAGALLLLGTPSEAFERIVPGLIVLGALVLLFRNTVRDWYLRPGRRPPLSLSVFLIAVYGGYFGAAAGVLLLAVLAVAVTEPFPVTNAVKSMVLGVANLVAAILYALTGPVHWAAAALLGLGCLIGSWIGPALVRRTPERPLRVAIAVAALGLATYLWNTAA; from the coding sequence ATGGGGCCTGGCGATGGTGCGCTGCTGGTGGCGGGGGGAATCGGGGCCGGGCTGACCGGGTCGATGGCCGGGCTGGCGTCGCTCGTCAGCTATCCGGTGCTGCTCGCCGCCGGGCTTCCGCCGGTGGCGGCGAACATGACGAACACGGTCGCGCTGATGGCCAGCACGGCCGGGTCGGCGGTGGGCGCCCGGCGGGAGCTGCGCGGCCAGGGCCGCCGGATCGCCGGGCTCAGCGGGATCGCGGTCGCCGGCGGGGTGGCCGGGGCGCTGCTGCTGCTCGGTACGCCGTCCGAGGCGTTCGAGCGGATCGTGCCCGGTCTGATCGTGCTCGGTGCGCTGGTCCTGCTCTTCCGCAACACCGTCCGGGACTGGTACCTGCGGCCCGGCCGGCGGCCGCCGCTGAGCCTGTCGGTGTTCCTGATCGCGGTCTACGGCGGCTACTTCGGTGCGGCGGCCGGCGTGCTGCTGCTGGCCGTGCTCGCGGTCGCGGTGACCGAGCCGTTCCCGGTCACCAACGCGGTCAAGAGCATGGTGCTCGGCGTGGCGAACCTGGTCGCCGCCATCCTCTACGCCCTGACCGGCCCGGTGCACTGGGCCGCGGCGGCGCTGCTGGGCCTGGGCTGCCTGATCGGCAGCTGGATCGGCCCGGCCCTGGTCCGCCGCACCCCGGAACGCCCTTTGCGGGTGGCGATCGCCGTCGCCGCCCTCGGCCTGGCCACCTACCTCTGGAACACCGCCGCCTGA
- a CDS encoding glycosyl hydrolase family 95 catalytic domain-containing protein: MPEVTRRRLLLGGAAGAALLPLGRTAAARAGSAAPAEVRAAGDLALWYDEPAGTEWLRALPIGNGRLGAMVFGNVDTERLQLNEDTVWAGGPYDSSNSRGAAALPEIRRRVFADQWTSAQDLINQTMMGTPGGQLAYQTVGDLRLALGSASGATQYHRTLDLTTAIATTTYVLNGVRHQREVFASAPDQVIVVRLTADRAGAISFSGTFASPQRTTTSSPGGAMIALDGISGTMEGVTGSVRFLALAEAVVTGGSVASSGGTLRVSGATSVTLLVSIGSSYVDYRTVNGDYQGIARSRLTAARALSYDQLRTRHVADYQALFGRVTIELGRTAAADQPTDVRIAQHATADDPQFSALLFQFGRYLLISSSRPGTQPANLQGIWNDSTSPQWDSKYTLNANLPMNYWPADSTNLAECYQPVFAMIKELAVSGARTAQAQYGAGGWVAHHNTDAWRGTSVVDGALWGMWQTGGAWLATLIWDHYRFTGDLGFLRDHYPAMRGAAQFFLDTLVTDPARGYLVTNPSNSPELPHHANASVCAGPTMDNQILRDLFDGVDRAGDILGVDQDFRARVRATRDRLPPMRVGSRGNIQEWLADWVETEPNHRHVSHLYGLHPSNQITKRGTPQLHQAARRTLELRGDDGTGWSLAWKINYWARLEDGARARKLLGDLVRPDRLAPNMFDLHPPFQIDGNFGATSGIAEMLLQSHNAELHLLPALPAAWPAGRVTGLRARGGYTVGLSWSAGQADELLITADRDGAVRLRAQLFTGTFTVTDLTDGATIAVTRLESDAVQLSARAGHTYRAARPAATPSPSSPSSPPGGARAAYAVTSSWSGGFQAEVTVTAGATAIRGWTVSWTFPGGQVISQVWNGTYIQSGPDVTVTNAAYNGALAPGAATSFGLIASVTGVNVPPTALTVTTS, from the coding sequence ATGCCCGAGGTGACACGCAGACGCCTGCTTCTCGGCGGCGCGGCCGGGGCGGCGCTCCTGCCACTGGGCCGGACGGCGGCCGCACGGGCCGGCTCGGCAGCACCCGCCGAGGTGCGTGCGGCCGGCGACCTCGCCCTCTGGTACGACGAGCCGGCCGGCACGGAGTGGCTGCGGGCACTGCCGATCGGCAACGGACGCCTCGGCGCCATGGTGTTCGGCAACGTCGACACCGAACGGCTCCAGCTGAACGAGGACACCGTCTGGGCCGGTGGCCCCTACGACTCCAGCAACTCCCGGGGAGCGGCGGCCCTGCCCGAGATCCGGCGCCGGGTCTTCGCCGACCAGTGGACGTCGGCGCAGGACCTGATCAACCAGACCATGATGGGTACGCCCGGCGGGCAGCTGGCGTACCAGACCGTCGGTGACCTCCGGCTGGCCCTGGGTTCCGCCTCGGGGGCCACGCAGTACCACCGGACGCTCGACCTGACGACCGCGATCGCCACCACGACGTACGTGCTGAACGGGGTGCGTCACCAGCGTGAGGTGTTCGCGAGCGCGCCGGACCAGGTGATCGTCGTCCGGTTGACGGCGGACCGGGCCGGCGCGATCTCGTTCAGCGGCACCTTCGCCAGCCCGCAGCGCACCACCACGTCCAGCCCCGGTGGCGCCATGATCGCCCTCGACGGGATCTCCGGCACCATGGAGGGCGTCACCGGATCCGTCCGCTTCCTCGCCCTGGCCGAGGCCGTCGTCACCGGAGGGTCGGTCGCAAGCTCCGGCGGCACGCTGCGGGTGTCCGGTGCCACCAGCGTGACGCTGCTGGTGTCGATCGGCTCGAGCTACGTCGACTACCGCACCGTCAACGGCGACTACCAGGGCATCGCGCGCAGCCGGTTGACGGCCGCCCGCGCCCTCTCCTACGACCAGCTGCGCACCCGGCACGTCGCCGACTACCAGGCGTTGTTCGGCCGGGTGACGATCGAGCTGGGCCGCACCGCCGCCGCCGACCAGCCGACCGACGTGCGGATCGCGCAGCACGCCACCGCCGACGACCCGCAGTTCTCCGCGCTGCTGTTCCAGTTCGGCCGGTACCTGCTGATCTCCTCGTCGCGGCCGGGCACCCAGCCGGCCAACCTGCAGGGCATCTGGAACGACTCGACCAGCCCCCAGTGGGACTCGAAGTACACCCTCAACGCGAACCTGCCGATGAACTACTGGCCGGCCGACTCCACCAACCTGGCGGAGTGCTACCAGCCGGTCTTCGCCATGATCAAGGAGCTGGCGGTGAGCGGCGCCCGGACGGCGCAGGCGCAGTACGGCGCCGGCGGCTGGGTCGCCCACCACAACACCGACGCCTGGCGGGGCACCTCGGTGGTCGACGGCGCGCTGTGGGGCATGTGGCAGACCGGCGGCGCGTGGCTCGCCACCCTGATCTGGGACCACTACCGTTTCACCGGCGACCTCGGCTTCCTGCGCGATCACTACCCGGCCATGCGGGGTGCCGCGCAGTTCTTCCTGGACACGCTGGTCACCGACCCGGCGCGTGGCTATCTGGTCACCAACCCGTCGAACTCGCCGGAACTGCCCCACCACGCGAACGCCAGCGTGTGCGCCGGTCCCACCATGGACAACCAGATCCTGCGCGACCTGTTCGACGGGGTCGACCGGGCCGGCGACATCCTCGGCGTCGACCAGGACTTCCGGGCCCGGGTACGGGCGACGAGGGACCGGCTGCCACCGATGCGCGTCGGCTCGCGCGGAAACATCCAGGAGTGGCTGGCCGACTGGGTCGAGACGGAGCCGAACCACCGGCACGTCTCCCACCTGTACGGCCTGCACCCCAGCAACCAGATCACCAAGCGCGGCACTCCCCAGCTCCACCAGGCCGCACGCCGGACCCTGGAGTTGCGCGGCGACGACGGGACCGGCTGGTCGCTCGCTTGGAAGATCAATTACTGGGCACGGCTGGAGGACGGCGCCCGGGCGCGCAAGCTGCTGGGCGATCTCGTGCGCCCGGACCGCCTCGCGCCCAACATGTTCGACCTGCATCCGCCGTTCCAGATCGACGGCAATTTCGGCGCCACCTCCGGCATCGCGGAGATGCTGCTGCAGAGCCACAACGCCGAACTGCACCTGCTGCCGGCGTTGCCGGCCGCCTGGCCCGCCGGCCGGGTGACCGGCCTGCGGGCGCGGGGCGGATACACGGTGGGACTGAGCTGGAGCGCCGGTCAGGCGGACGAGCTGCTGATCACGGCCGATCGTGACGGCGCCGTCAGGCTGCGCGCCCAGTTGTTCACCGGGACCTTCACCGTCACCGACCTCACCGACGGCGCGACCATCGCCGTGACTCGCCTGGAGTCCGACGCCGTACAGCTCTCCGCTCGCGCCGGCCACACCTACCGGGCCGCCCGGCCCGCGGCGACCCCGTCCCCGTCGTCCCCGTCGTCGCCGCCGGGCGGCGCGCGGGCGGCGTACGCGGTGACGAGTTCCTGGTCCGGTGGCTTCCAGGCCGAGGTGACGGTGACCGCGGGAGCCACGGCGATCAGGGGATGGACCGTCTCCTGGACCTTCCCCGGTGGTCAGGTCATCAGCCAGGTCTGGAACGGCACCTACATCCAGAGCGGACCGGACGTGACGGTGACCAACGCCGCGTACAACGGCGCCCTTGCCCCCGGCGCCGCCACCAGCTTCGGACTGATCGCCTCGGTGACCGGCGTGAACGTACCGCCCACCGCCCTCACCGTCACCACCAGCTGA
- a CDS encoding STAS domain-containing protein translates to MTTDAIVSYRTSADGRTLHATLLAPELDVDVADELRASLEKAVDGSPCRQLDLDLAEVTFIDSYSLGALVGVRNTAAAAGLTMILTRPSPPVRQAIEVTGLAEVFGIAPV, encoded by the coding sequence ATGACGACTGATGCGATCGTGTCGTACCGGACCAGCGCCGACGGCCGGACCCTGCACGCCACGCTGCTGGCACCGGAGCTGGACGTGGACGTCGCCGACGAGCTGCGCGCCAGCCTGGAGAAAGCCGTCGACGGCTCCCCGTGCCGCCAGCTCGACCTGGACCTGGCCGAGGTGACCTTCATCGACTCCTATTCGCTGGGCGCCCTGGTCGGCGTCCGCAACACCGCTGCCGCGGCCGGCCTCACCATGATCCTGACCCGCCCCTCGCCGCCGGTCCGCCAGGCGATCGAGGTGACGGGACTGGCCGAGGTCTTCGGCATCGCCCCGGTCTGA
- a CDS encoding ricin-type beta-trefoil lectin domain protein, protein MTTREEHRPHRGWAAAAGLLLAVAGALTVIPAPAQAATAITINGASGGRTFDGVGAISGGGGNSRLLIDYPEPQRSDILDYLFKPGYGAAMQIMKVEIGGDTNSTSGAEPSHEHTRGQVNCDRGYEWWLMGQAKARNPGIKLVGLSWGAPGWIGNGNFWSSDSIDYLIAWLGCATSHGLTIDYLGGWNERGRDLTWYKNLRSALNSRGYPNVKIVASDEFGWGSADDALRDPAFGSAISVVGSHYVCGYRSAQTSCPSSANAVNSGKTLWASENGSDDYNGGAPALARGINRDYIDGKMTAYLNWPVIAAITPNIPWATTGVAVAPQPWSGYYSIGASTWVMGHTTQFTAPGWRYLDSSTGYLGGNRANGSYVSLRSPTGSDYSTIIETMDAGSAQDLQFTVTGGLSTGTVHVWSTNVRSGNPADQFVRRSDITPSGGSFSLTVQPGYVYSITTTTGQGKGTATSPAQGALTLPYSDDFDGYATGREAKYLSDHQGSFEVTPCGGGRAGQCVRQMSEQAPIFWTTGHAEPFTLLGDVNWRNYTVSSDVLLEKSGYAQLVGRAGNYNHDNPHNLNAYYLRVSDNGSWSIRSNTTSGNQRTLASGTTTALGTGRWHKLALTLNGSTLTAALDGTTLGSVSDSTWVAGQIGYATGQGVTAQFDNLTITPLGGDPSPTGTLRGAGSNRCLDVNGQSQADGTVVQIWDCNGGANQTWTATSGNQLTVYGNKCLDAPGAAAGARVRIWSCTGAANQQWRLNADGTITGVQSGLCLDVTGAGTANGTAVELWTCNGGSNQRWIRS, encoded by the coding sequence ATGACAACACGTGAGGAGCACCGGCCGCACCGCGGCTGGGCCGCCGCCGCCGGTCTGCTGCTGGCCGTGGCGGGGGCGCTGACCGTGATTCCCGCACCGGCGCAGGCCGCCACGGCGATCACCATCAACGGGGCGTCCGGCGGGCGCACGTTCGACGGCGTGGGGGCCATCAGCGGCGGCGGCGGCAACAGCCGCCTGCTCATCGACTATCCGGAACCCCAGCGCAGCGACATCCTCGACTACCTGTTCAAGCCGGGGTACGGCGCGGCGATGCAGATCATGAAAGTGGAGATCGGCGGCGACACCAACTCGACCTCCGGCGCGGAACCCAGCCACGAGCACACGCGCGGCCAGGTGAACTGCGACCGTGGGTACGAATGGTGGCTGATGGGCCAGGCGAAGGCCCGTAATCCCGGCATCAAGCTGGTCGGATTGTCCTGGGGCGCCCCCGGCTGGATCGGCAACGGCAACTTCTGGTCCAGCGACTCGATCGACTACCTGATCGCCTGGCTCGGGTGCGCCACCTCCCACGGGCTGACCATCGACTACCTCGGCGGCTGGAACGAACGCGGACGGGATCTGACCTGGTACAAGAACCTGCGCTCGGCGCTGAACTCGCGCGGATACCCGAACGTCAAGATCGTGGCCTCGGACGAGTTCGGCTGGGGCTCGGCGGACGACGCGCTGCGCGACCCCGCGTTCGGCTCGGCCATCTCGGTGGTCGGCAGCCACTACGTCTGCGGCTACCGCAGCGCCCAGACCAGCTGCCCCAGCTCGGCGAACGCGGTCAACTCGGGCAAGACGCTGTGGGCCAGCGAGAACGGCTCCGACGACTACAACGGGGGAGCGCCGGCCCTGGCCCGCGGCATCAACCGGGACTACATCGACGGGAAGATGACCGCCTACCTGAACTGGCCGGTCATCGCCGCGATCACACCCAACATCCCCTGGGCCACCACCGGTGTGGCCGTCGCGCCACAGCCGTGGTCCGGCTACTACTCGATCGGTGCGAGCACCTGGGTCATGGGCCACACCACCCAGTTCACCGCACCGGGATGGCGTTATCTGGACAGCTCCACGGGCTACCTCGGCGGCAATCGCGCCAACGGCAGCTACGTCTCCCTGAGGTCGCCGACGGGCAGCGACTACAGCACCATCATCGAGACGATGGACGCCGGCTCGGCCCAGGACCTCCAGTTCACCGTCACCGGAGGGCTGTCGACCGGGACCGTGCACGTGTGGTCCACCAACGTCCGGTCGGGAAACCCGGCCGACCAGTTCGTCCGGCGCAGTGACATCACCCCGTCCGGTGGTTCGTTCTCGCTGACCGTCCAGCCCGGCTACGTCTACAGCATCACCACGACCACCGGGCAGGGCAAGGGCACCGCGACCAGCCCCGCCCAGGGCGCCCTGACACTGCCCTACAGCGACGACTTCGACGGCTACGCGACCGGACGCGAGGCGAAATACCTCTCCGACCACCAGGGCTCCTTCGAGGTGACCCCGTGCGGTGGCGGCCGTGCCGGTCAGTGCGTACGCCAGATGTCGGAACAGGCGCCGATCTTCTGGACGACGGGGCACGCCGAGCCGTTCACGCTGCTCGGTGACGTCAACTGGCGCAACTACACCGTCTCGTCCGACGTCCTGCTGGAGAAGAGCGGCTACGCGCAACTCGTCGGCCGGGCCGGCAACTACAACCACGACAACCCGCACAACCTCAACGCCTACTACCTGCGGGTGTCCGACAACGGCTCGTGGTCGATCCGCAGCAACACCACCAGCGGCAACCAGCGGACCCTGGCCAGCGGCACCACGACGGCCCTGGGCACCGGGCGCTGGCACAAGCTGGCCCTCACCCTCAACGGCAGCACCCTGACCGCCGCCCTCGACGGGACCACGCTGGGCAGTGTCTCGGACTCCACCTGGGTGGCCGGCCAGATCGGTTACGCCACCGGCCAGGGCGTGACCGCCCAGTTCGACAACCTGACCATCACCCCGCTCGGCGGCGACCCGAGCCCGACCGGCACGTTGCGCGGAGCCGGGTCGAACCGGTGCCTGGACGTCAACGGGCAGAGCCAGGCCGACGGGACGGTCGTGCAGATCTGGGACTGCAACGGTGGCGCCAACCAGACCTGGACGGCGACGTCGGGCAACCAGCTGACCGTCTATGGCAACAAGTGCCTCGACGCCCCCGGCGCCGCCGCCGGCGCCCGGGTCCGGATCTGGTCCTGCACCGGCGCGGCCAATCAGCAATGGCGGCTCAACGCCGACGGCACGATCACCGGCGTCCAGTCCGGTCTGTGCCTGGACGTGACCGGCGCCGGGACGGCCAACGGCACGGCCGTCGAACTGTGGACGTGCAACGGGGGCAGCAACCAGCGATGGATCAGGTCATGA
- a CDS encoding RICIN domain-containing protein: MRARIPLVLLLLTSALTLPSAPVTAATTGFRGVNWADQRDNFVDDTLVLGGLSTADSYATTQAKANAILTGFATNLGADTVRMPVNYPTVAGSYWASYTGAIDMAAAKGMKVILSYWEANSSRDGKVDNAGQYWSMWQTIVSRYSSNASVYFEPFNEPYGYSDADWKNLAAQWLSTYSGVPRGRVIISGAGYNQRLTTIGGDTRFDGTLISRHIYQFFDASRHTEDSWRESLRSSVGAYANRVVITEFGATMTDGRNFDVPSTTNDMIAFIRGVAAEARAEGLGTVYWPGVRVADPYRLQEISGSGTALTLTTTNNSGRDQLRYSWGLDVAGNTPLTHYRVTSRASGKAMDLVGSSIADGAEVKQYTWNGGANQKWSFEDLGNGYVRVVNQYSGKCLDVASASAADGANVIQYTCGSGTNQQWSWVVSGGYGTLVARHSGKCLDVVGSGTADGVDIHQYTCNGGANQQWTRSAA; this comes from the coding sequence ATGCGAGCAAGAATCCCCCTCGTCCTGCTCCTGCTCACCAGCGCCCTGACCCTCCCGAGCGCCCCGGTCACCGCCGCCACCACCGGCTTCCGCGGGGTGAACTGGGCCGACCAGCGCGACAACTTCGTCGACGACACCCTCGTGCTCGGCGGGCTGAGCACCGCCGACAGCTACGCCACCACCCAGGCCAAGGCGAACGCGATCCTCACCGGCTTCGCGACCAACCTGGGCGCCGACACGGTCCGGATGCCGGTCAACTACCCGACCGTCGCCGGGTCCTACTGGGCGTCCTACACCGGCGCCATCGACATGGCCGCCGCCAAGGGCATGAAGGTCATCCTGAGTTACTGGGAGGCGAACAGCTCCCGGGACGGCAAGGTCGACAACGCCGGCCAGTATTGGTCGATGTGGCAGACCATCGTGAGCAGGTACTCGTCGAACGCCAGCGTCTACTTCGAACCGTTCAACGAGCCGTACGGCTACAGCGACGCCGACTGGAAGAACCTGGCCGCCCAGTGGCTCAGCACGTATTCCGGCGTGCCGCGCGGCCGCGTGATCATCAGCGGGGCCGGGTACAACCAGCGGCTCACCACGATCGGCGGCGACACCCGGTTCGACGGCACGCTCATCTCCCGGCACATCTACCAGTTCTTCGACGCGAGCCGGCACACCGAGGACTCGTGGCGGGAGTCGTTGCGGAGCAGCGTCGGGGCGTACGCGAATCGGGTGGTGATCACCGAATTCGGTGCGACCATGACCGACGGGCGCAACTTCGACGTGCCCTCGACGACGAACGACATGATCGCGTTCATCCGCGGGGTGGCGGCCGAGGCGCGGGCGGAGGGGCTGGGCACGGTCTACTGGCCGGGGGTGCGGGTCGCCGACCCGTACCGGCTCCAGGAGATCAGCGGCAGCGGCACCGCGCTGACCCTGACCACCACCAACAACTCCGGCCGCGACCAGCTGCGCTACTCGTGGGGGCTGGACGTCGCCGGCAACACGCCGCTCACCCACTACCGGGTCACCAGCCGCGCCAGCGGCAAGGCGATGGACCTGGTCGGCTCGTCGATCGCGGACGGCGCCGAGGTGAAGCAGTACACCTGGAACGGCGGCGCGAACCAGAAGTGGTCCTTCGAGGACCTCGGCAACGGGTACGTCCGGGTGGTCAACCAGTACAGCGGCAAGTGCCTGGACGTGGCGTCGGCGTCGGCCGCGGACGGCGCGAACGTCATCCAGTACACCTGCGGCAGCGGCACCAACCAGCAGTGGTCCTGGGTCGTCTCGGGCGGCTACGGGACGCTGGTCGCCCGGCACAGCGGCAAGTGCCTCGACGTGGTCGGGTCCGGGACCGCCGACGGCGTGGACATCCACCAATACACCTGCAACGGCGGCGCCAATCAGCAGTGGACGCGGAGCGCCGCGTGA